AATCTGCCTAAAGTGTCCATGCCTGATTTTGATTTAAATCTAAAAGGCCCTAAAGTGGAAGGGGATGTAAAAGGTCCCAAAGTTGACATCAAGGGTCCAGAATTAGATGTGGATGTTCCAGATGTAGACATTGATGGAAAAGTGAAAGGGCCCAAATTCAAGATGCCTTCAGTGAATATGCCTAAAATGTCCATGCCAGAATTTGATTTAAGCCTGAAAGGCCCTAAAGTGGAAGGGGACATAAAGGGTCCCAAAGTTGACATCAAGGGTCCAGAATTAGATGTGGATGCTCCAGATGTAGAGATTGATGGAAAAGTGAAAGGGCCCAGATTCAAGATGCCTTCAATGAATCTGCCTAAAGTGTCCATGCCTGATTTTGATTTAAATCTAAAAGGCCCTAAAGTGGAAGGGGACATAAAGGGCCCCAAAGTTGACATCAAGGGTCCAGAATTAGATGTGGATGTTCCAGATGTAGACGTTGATGGGAAAGTGAAAGGGCCCAAATTCAAGATGCCTTCAGTGAATATGCCTAAAATGTCAATGCCTGATTTTGATTTAAGCCTGAAAGGCCCTAAAGTGGAAGGGGACGTAAAAGGTCCCAAAGTTGACATCAAGGGTCCAGAATTAGATGTGGATGTTCCAGATGTAGACATTGATGGAAAAGTGAAAGGGCCCAAATTCAAGATGCCTTCAATGAATCTGCCTAAAATGTCCATGCCTGACTTTGATTTAAGCCTGAAAGGCCCTAAAGTGGAAGGGGACGTAAAAGGTCCCAAAGTAGACATCAAGGGTCCAGAATTAGATGTGGATGTTCCAGATGTAGACATTGATGGAAAAGTGAAAGGGCCCAGATTCAAGATGCCTTCAATGAATCTGCCTAAAATGTCAATGCCTGATGTCAACCTGAAAGGTCCTAAAGTAGAAGGGGATTTGAAGGGACCCAAGGTTGACATTAAAGGTCCAGAACTAGATGTGGATGTTCCAGATGTAGACATTGATGGAAAAGTGAAAGGGCCCAGATTCAAGATGCCTTCAATGAATCTGCCTAAAATGTCAATGCCTGATTTTGATTTAAGCCTGAAAGGCCCTAAAGTGGAAGGGGACGTAAAAGGTCCCAAAGTAGACATTAAGGGTCCAGAATTAGATGTAGATGTTCCAGATGTAGACATTGATGGAAAAGTGAAAGGGCCCAAATTCAAGATGCCTTCAGTGAATATGCCTAAAATGTCAATGCCTGATTTTGATTTAAGCCTGAAAGGCCCTAAAGTGGAAGGGGACATAAAGGGTCCCAAAGTTGACATCAAGGGTCCAGAATTAGATGTGGATGTTCCAGATATAGACATTGATGGAAAAGTGAAAGGGCCCAAATTCAAGATGCCTTCAATGAATCTGCCTAAAATGTCAATGCCTGATGTCAACCTGAAAGGTCCTAAAGTAGAAGGGGATTTGAAGGGACCCAAGGTTGACATTAAAGGTCCAGAACTAGATGTGGATGTTCCAGATGTAGACATTGATGGGAAAGTGAAAGGGCCCAGATTCAAGATGCCTTCAATGAATCTGCCTAAAATGTCAATGCCTGATTTTGATCTAAGCCTGAAAGGCCCTAAAGTGGAAGGGGACGTAAAAGGTCCCAAAGTTGACATTAAGGGACCAGAATTCGATGTGGATGTTCCAGATGTAGACATCGATGGAAAAGTGAAAGGGCCAAAATTCAAGATGCCTTCAATGAATCTGCCTAAAATGTCAATGCCTGATGTCAACCTGAAAGGTCCTAAAGTAGAAGGGGATTTGAAGGGACCCAAGGTTGACATTAAAGGTCCAGAACTAGATGTGGATGTTCCAGATGTAGACATTGATGGGAAAGTGAAAGGGCCCAGATTCAAGATGCCTTCAATGAATCTGCCTAAAATGTCAATGCCTGATTTTGATCTAAGCCTGAAAGGCCCTAAAGTGGAAGGGGACGTAAAAGGTCCCAAAGTTGACATTAAGGGACCAGAATTCGATGTGGATGTTCCAGATGTAGACATTGATGGAAAAGTGAAAGGGCCCAGATTCAAGATGCCTTCAATGAATCTGCCTAAAATGTCAATGCCTGATTTTGATTTAAGCCTGAAAGGCCCTAAAGTGGAAGGGGACGTAAAAGGTCCCAAAGTAGACATTAAGGGTCCAGAATTAGATGTAGATGTTCCAGATGTAGACATTGATGGAAAAGTGAAAGGGCCCAAATTCAAGATGCCTTCAGTGAATATGCCTAAATTGTCAATGCCTGATTTTGATTTAAGCCTGAAAGGCCCTAAAGTGGAAGGGGACATAAAGGGTCCCAAAGTTGACATCAAGGGTCCAGAATTAGATGTGGATGTTCCAGATATAGATATTGATGGAAAAGTGAAAGGGCCCAAATTCAAGATGCCTTCAATGAATCTGCCTAAAATGTCAATGCCTGATGTCAACCTGAAAGGTCCTAAAGTAGAAGGGGATTTGAAGGGACCCAAGGTTGACATTAAAGGCCCAGAACTAGATGTGGATGTTCCAGATGTAGACATTGATGGAAAAGTGAAAGGGCCCAGATTCAAGATGCCTTCAATGAATCTGCCTAAAATGTCAATGCCTGATTTTGATTTAAGCCTGAAAGGCCCTAAAGTGGAAGGGGACGTAAAAGGTCCCAAAGTAGACATTAAGGGTCCAGAATTAGATGTAGATGTTCCAGATGTAGACATTGATGGAAAAGTGAAAGGGCCCAAATTCAAGATGCCTTCAGTGAATATGCCTAAAATGTCAATGCCTGATTTTGATTTAAGCCTGAAAGGCCCTAAAGTGGAAGGGGACATAAAGGGTCCCAAAGTTGACATCAAGGGTCCAGAATTAGATGTGGATGTTCCAGATATAGATATTGATGGAAAAGTGAAAGGGCCCAAATTCAAGATGCCTTCAATGAATTTGCCTAAAATGTCCATGCCTGATGTCAACCTGAAAGGTCCTAAAGTAGAAGGGGATTTGAAGGGACCCAAGGTTGACATTAAAGGCCCAGAACTAGATGTGGATGTTCCAGATGTAGACATTGATGGAAAAGTGAAAGGGCCCAGATTCAAGATGCCTTCAATGAATCTGCCTAAAATGTCAATGCCTGATTTTGATTTAAGCCTGAAAGGCCCTAAAGTGGAAGGGGATGTAAAAGGTCCCAAAGTAGACATCAAGGGTCCAGAATTAGATGTGGATGTTCCAGATGTAGACATTGATGGAAAAGTGAAAGGGCCCAAATTCAAGATGCCTTCAATGAATCTGCCTAAAATGTCAATGCCTGATGTCAACCTGAAAGGTCCTAAAGTAGAAGGGGATTTGAAGGGACCCAAGGTTGACATTAAAGGTCCAGAACTAGATGTGGATGTTCCAGATGTAGACATTGATGGAAAAGTGAAAGGGCCCAGATTCAAGATGCCTTCAATGAATCTGCCTAAAATGTCAATGCCTGATTTTGATTTAAGCCTGAAAGGCCCTAAAGTGGAAGGGGACGTAAAAGGTCCCAAAGTAGACATCAAGGGTCCAGAATTAGATGTGGATGTTCCAGATGTAGACATTGATGGAAAAGTGAAAGGGCCCAAATTCAAGATGCCTTCAATGAATCTGCCTAAAATGTCAATGCCTGATGTCAACCTGAAAGGTCCTAAAGTAGAAGGGGATTTGAAGGGACCCAAGGTTGACATTAAAGGTCCAGAACTAGATGTGGATGTTCCAGATGTAGACATTGATGGAAAAGTGAAAGGGCCCAGATTCAAGATGCCTTCAATGAATCTGCCTAAAATGTCAATGCCTGATTTTGATTTAAGCCTGAAAGGCCCTAAAGTGGAAGGGGATGTAAAAGGTCCCAAAGTTGACATCAAGGGTCCAGAATTAGATTTGGATGTTCCAGATGTAGACATTGATGGAAAAGTGAAAGGGCCCAAATTCAAGATGCCTTCAATGAATCTGCCTAAAATGTCCATGCCTGATGTCAACCTGAAAGGTCCTAAAGTAGAAGGGGATTTGAAGGGACCCAAGGTTGACATTAAAGGTCCAGAACTAGATGTGGATGTTCCTGATGTAGACATTGATGGAAAAGTGAAAGGGCCCAAATTCAAGATGCCTTCAATGAATCTGCCTAAAATGTCAATGCCTGATTTTGATTTAAGCCTGAAAGGCCCTAAAGTGGAAGGGGATGTAAAAGGTCCCAAGGTTGACATCAAGGGTCCAGAATTAGATGTGGATATTCCAGATGTAGACATTGATGGAAAAGTGAAAGGGCCCAAATTCAAGATGCCTTCAATGAATCTGCCTAAAATGTCCATGCCTGATGTCAACCTGAAAGGTCCTAAAGTAGAAGGGGATTTGAAGGGACCCAAGGTTGACATTAAAGGTCCAGAACTAGATGTGGATGTTCCAGATGTAGACATTGATGGAAAAGTGAAAGGGCCCAAATTCAAGATGCCTTCAATGAATCTGCCTAAAATGTCAATGCCTGATTTTGATTTAAGCCTGAAAGGACCTAAAGTGGAAGGGGACGTAAAAGGTCCCAAAGTTGACATCAAGGGTCCAGAATTAGATGTGGATGTTCCAGATGTAGACATTGATGGAAAAGTGAAAGGGCCCAAATTCAAGATGCCTTCAGTGAATATGCCTAAAATGTCAATGCCTGATTTTGATTTAAGCCTGAAAGGCCCTAAAGTGGAAGGAGACGTAAAAGGTCCCAAAGTTGACATCAAGGGTCCAGAATTAGATGTGGATGTTCCAGATGTAGACATTGATGGAAAAGTGAAAGGGCCCAAATTCAAGATGCCTTCAATGAATCTGCCTAAAATGTCCATTCCTGATGTCAACCTGAAAGGTCCTAAAGTAGAAGGGGATTTGAAGGGACCCAAGGTTGACATTAAAGGACCAGAACTAGATGTGGATGTTCCAGATGTAGATATTGATGGAAAAGTGAAAGGGCCCAAATTCAAAATGCCTTCAATGAATCTGCCTAAAATGTCAATGCCTGATTTTGATTTAAGCCTGAAAGGCCCTAAAATGGAAGGGGACGTAAAAGGTCCCAACGTTGACATCAAGGGTCCAGAATTAGATGTGGATGTTCCAGATGTAGACATTGATGGAAAAGTGAAAGGGCCCAAATTCAAGATGCCTTCAATGAATCTGCCTAAAATGTCTATGCCTGATTTCAACCTAAAAGGTCCTAAAATAGAAGGGGATTTGAAGGGACCCAAGGTTGACATTAAGGGTCCAGAATTAGATGTGGATACTCCAGATGTAGATATTGATGGAAAAGTGAAAGGGCCCAAATTCAAAATGCCTTCAATGAATCTGCCTAAAGTGTCCATGCCTGATATTGATTTGAATTTAAAAGCTCCTAATTGGAAGGGGGATGCAGACCTAACAATTCCAAAGGTAGGAGGAGACTTTAAAGGTCCAGAAATTGATCTAGAAGCACCAGATGTTAATATAGAAGGTCCTGAAGGAAAGCTGAAATTACCTAAATTTAAAATGCCAAAGTTTGGTTTCTCTGGACCCCACATAGAGGATCCTTCTATACTTTTGCATAGTGACATCAATGTACCAAAGGTAGATATGTCTACTCCAGATTTGGAAATAGAAGGACACGAGTGTAAAGTGAAGGGACCTAAATTTAAAATGCcatcaataaatgtaaatttaccAAAACCAACCTTGCCGGACATTGACATGGATTTAAAAACTCACAAACTGAAAGGAAACTTAGACACAACTGATCAAAATCTGGATGTTAACTTGAAGGCTCCAAAAGTTGAAATTCAAAGTCCTGAAATTGATACTCCAAGTCCTAATTTAGCTGTTGATTTGCCAGaaggaaatgtaaaaagctCCAAGTTCAAATTACCTTCATGGGGATTCTCTAAACCCAGTGTTTCAATGCCAGATGTTGACCTTAGTGTAAAGAGCCCAAATGTAAAGGGTGGCATTGATGCTTCTATGCCCaagggaggaagccttaaaggTCCTGCCTTAGAAATCAGTGGTCCTAAAGTAGATGTCGAAATCCCAGAGGCAAAGGTTAAAAAATCCAGATTTAAATTGCCAAAGTTTAACTTTTCTAGTCCTAAAATACAGGTACCTACCACAGATGTAAAACTTCCAAAACCTGACTTGGAGGCCAGTGGTGTCAATGTAGATATTGCACACCAAGAGGCAAAAGTTAAAGGTTCCAAATTTAAAATGCCCTCATTAAACATTACAAGTCCTAAAGTTTCTATGCCTGATGTTGAACTAAACGTAAAAGGACCCAAAGTAAAAGGAGATGTGGATGTTACAACTCCATCAATTGAAGGGGATTTAACAGGACCAAATCTGCATATGAAGGTACCAGATGTAGACCTTGAAACTCCAGATGTTGATAtagaaggaaaaggaaaattaaaaatgccaaaaTTCAGCATGCCCAAATTTGGGTTTTCTGGCCACAAAGGGGAAACTTCTGATATTGATATTAAGTTGCCAAAGGGGGGCATTGATATATCTGGTGCAAAGGTAGATATAGAAGCTCCAGAGTTGGACATTGAGGGTCCAGACGGTAAAATAAAGGGTCCTAAGCTTAAGATTCCATCTGTGGATGGTAATTTAACAAACATAGCCATGCCTGATTTTGATTTAAATCTAAAAGGCCCTAAAGTGGAAGGGGACATAAAGGGCCCCAAAGTTGACATCAAGGGTCCAGAATTAGATGTGGATATTCCAAATGTAGACATTGATGGAAAAGTGAAAGGGCCCAAATTCAAGATGCCATCAATGCATCTCCCTAAAGTGTCCATGCCTGACTTGGATTTCAACCTTAAAGGACCTAAAGTAGAAGGGGATTTGAAGGCTCCCAATGTTGATATTAAGGTACCCGAGCTAGATGTTGATACTCCCGATGTAGATATTGATGGAAAAGTGAAAGGATCAAAATTTAAGATGCCTTCAATGCATCTTCCTAAAGTATCCATGCCGGATATTGATTTCAATCTGAGAGGTCCTAAGATGGAAGGGGATTTGAAAGGACCAGATTTTGATATAAAGGGTCCTAAAGTAGACGTACCAAATGTAGATATTGATGGAGAAGTGAAAGGGCCAAAATTCAAGATGCCTTCAATGAATCTCCCTAAAGTATCCATGCCTGATGTTGATTTCAACCTGAAAGGTCCTAAAGTGGAAGGGGATATTAAGGGTCCCAAAGTTGATATTGATACTCCAGATGTAGATATTGATGGAAATGTGAAAGGGCCGAAATTCAAGATGCCTTCAATGCATCTACCTAAAGTGTCCATGCCTGACTTGGATTTCAACCTGAAAGGACCTAAAGTAGAGGGGGATTTGAAGGCTCCCAATGTTGATATTAAGGTACCTGAGGTAGATGTGGATACTCCTGATGTAGATATTGATGGAAAAGTGAAAGGGCCCAAATTCAAGATGCCTTCAATGAATCTCCCTAAAGTGTCCATGCCTGATTTTGATTTAAACCTGAAGGGTCCTAAAGTGGAAGGGGATTTGAAGGGACCCAAGGTTGACATTAAGGGTCCAGAATTAGATGTTGATACTCCAGATGTAGATATTGATGGAAAAGTGAAAGGGCCCAAATTCAAGATGCCTTCAATGAATCTCCCAAAGATATCCATGCCTGATGTTGATGTTAATTTAAAAGGCCCAAAGTTAGAAGGAGACCTTAAAGGTCAACAGATGGATATTAAGGCCCCGGATGTTGATCTTGAGGTACCAGATGTAGATATTGATGGAAAAGTGAAAGGACCCAAATTCAAAATGCCTTCAATGAATCTGCCTAAAATGTCCATGCCTGATTTCAACCTAAAAGGCCCTAAAGTGGAAGGGGACGTAAAGGGCCCCAAAGTTGACATCAAGGGTCCAGAATTAGATGTGGATGTTCCAGATGTAGATATTGATGGAAAAGTGAAAGGGCCCAAATTCAAGATGCCTTCAATGAATCTGCCTAAAGTGTCCATGCCTGATTTTGATTTAAACCTGAAGGGTCCTAAAGTGGAAGGGGATTTGAAGGGACCCAAGGTTGACATTAAGGGTCCAGAATTAGATGTGGATACTCCAGATGTAGATATTGATGGAAAAGTGAAAGGGCCCAAATTCAAGATGCCTTCAATGAATCTGCCTAAAGTGTCCATGCCTGATTTTGATTTAAATCTAAAAGGCCCTAAAGTGGAAGGGGACATAAAGGGCCCCAAAGTTGACATCAAGGGTCCAGAATTAGATGTGGATGTTCCAGATGTAGACGTTGATGGGAAAGTGAAAGGGCCCAAATTCAAGATGCCTTCAATGAATCTGCCTAAAGTGTCCATGCCTGATTTTGATTTAAATCTAAAAGGCCCTAAAGTGGAAGGGGACATAAAGGGCCCCAAAGTTGACATCAAGGGTCCAGAATTAGATGTGGATATTCCAGATGTAGATATTGATGGAAAAGTGAAAGGTCCCAAATTCAAGATGCCATCAATGAATCTCCCTAAAGTATCTATGCCAGATATTGATTTTAATCTGAAGGGTCCTGACATGGAAGGAGATTTAAAAGGAACAGATTTTGATATAAAGGGTCCTGAAGTAGATGTACCAGATGTAGACATTGACGGAAAAATGAAAGGGCCGAAATTCAAGATGCCTTCTATGAATCTTCCTAAAGTATCCATGCCTGATTTTGACTTGAACATGAAAGGCCCTAAACTTGAAGGGGATATAAAGGGTCCCAAAGTTGACATTAAGGGTCCTCGGGTAGATATGGATGCTCCAGATTTAGATATTGATGGAAAAGTGAAAGGGCCCAAATTCAAGATGCCATCAATGAATCTCCCTAAAGTATCCATGCCCGATGTTGATTTAAATCTGAAAGGTCCAAACTGGAAAGGAGATGCAAATATGTCAGGTCCCAAGATAGGAGGTGAAATAAAAGGTCCTAAAGTTGACATAAAGGGTCCAGATATGGATGTAGATATGCCTGAAATTGAATTAAAAGGGCCAGAAGGAAAACTAGAAATTCCTAAATTTAAAATGCCCAAATTTGGTGTTTCTGAAACCAAAATGGAATGTCCTAATATTGATGTAAATGTTCCAAAAGGTAATCTAAAGATAGCAGGCCCAAATGTGGACTTTGGAGGAAAGTTGGAAGGTCCACATGTAGACCTTAAACTTCCAAAATGTGAACTGGATACGTCAGGTCCAAAGTCAGAGCTAAATATTCCAGACATGGACATTGAGGGCCCTGAGGGTGATTTGaaactaaaagtaaaaaaaccaaaatttgGATTTGGCACAAAGTCGCCCAAAGCAAATGTGAAAACACAATCTGACACCATTACTGCAGATGTAGAATTGGATGCAGACATCCCTGATGTAGACCTAGGAGTCAGAGCAAAGAAAAGcaagtttaaaatgcccaaGATTCATATGAGTGGTCCTAAAATCAAGGGGAAAAAAGGAGGATTTGACGTAATTACTCCTGAGGCACAGAGTGACATAAATCTGAATGCCCCTGATGTTGATATCAACGTTTCAAGTGGGGCTTCAGATCTTGGCATAAAGGCACCAAAAACCCGCAAACAattttttggaaaaatcaaTTTCCCTGATGTAGAATTTGATCTCAAATCTCCCAAATTAAAAGGAGATGGATCTTTGCACAGCCCTAAACTAGACTCAAAAGCTGCTGATTTGGACATCGGAggtgatataaaaatattagaaggTAA
The nucleotide sequence above comes from Spea bombifrons isolate aSpeBom1 chromosome 10, aSpeBom1.2.pri, whole genome shotgun sequence. Encoded proteins:
- the AHNAK gene encoding neuroblast differentiation-associated protein AHNAK; the protein is MEKEEEETREILLPNWHGSGSMGITLDQNEEGVFVKQLVQNSPAAKTGIVREGDQIVGATVYFDNMSSDDIERLLTNVGQHTVGLKLQRKGDRSPQPGVSLSHDVFSLKSPDVVLSGDDEEYRRIYTKKIKPRLKSEEILEPETQTRTITVTRKVAAYTVDVTGSKDCKEIDISSPEYKIKIPRHDITEISKTNVETEEDKTIIKIPGTDFTGKTFQVEGEQALFTARGGVSLPGDSLSVLSTTVHYHERSREVFDLPSICTDSRVQVTSVSDPKVQSYTSKTDVFGTEHEDLNRIVKRTDFDTTKAKSSVDISAPSKPSTILPDFDYKRENVVDTLAKSDKSVYGPKIDASEVELPEGKIRIPKFQMPKFGISGPKTNSATSDPTTTSGGHDFFASQTDIKKVSHESTTAKGLSVDMREPDNDSYGGKIQIPAFKMPKFFYSGTKGGTANIDLNVPQAAVETPTPETVHEFQIASSQLDGKNIDGKVKAPKIDLPISMSDKKLDPEGQKMEFKGPNINVKSGLEIDSAAGNIKGSKLKMKSMNVDLPKVSMPDVGDVNLKGSTLIGDVDIADISEHKVDPTEMGIKIPKSEVDITCPKFDINTSEVNTDAQEAKIKSPTFKMPSMSIELPKVSGHDVDQKETIISGPNLKGYLKEAKVHIERPDLSVMPDVCPDGKLEGSKFKIPSMQVSMSKRDLHLKGPKLEGDLKGPEVELDISGGKVDIEGLQGKGKGPKEEGDLKGVKVDLKGPDMNLEAPDAEFKGSEGKFNMPKFKMPTFGMSGQKVPGVDVKLPEGDSMNVHLPKVSIPDVDLNIKSPKWKGDADMSVPNLEDSKNPEVNIKGLEVETGDVDIDVDGKLRGPKFKIPSVHLTKVSMPDLDTSFKDPNLKGDVSLKNPKADLKADLDLSGVDLEGPEGKLRMPNIKMPKFGKAEGLDMDVTLPKGDIDMTCPKIDLETPELEIEGPEGRVKGSKFKKPTMHVNLPKMSMPDVDFNLKGPKVKTGIYTVNPNLESELKSPDVKCPEVAFEGPDVDIEVSDVKGKKKMPKFHLPKFSFSGPKLEGSDADVKIPKSDLNISGPKVNMDTPEMDVEGPEGKVKSSKFKMPSMHLPKMSMPDVDLNIKSPKWKAGADISGPRLEGDLKATELDIKAVDLKASDLEVENPEVKGKMKMPKFHLPKFGWKGESADLDMKLPKGDTDISADMRGPEICLKTPEVDLTLPKFSVSGLKVESPDVKPKISTPDIDINVKGYAGKDLEGDLKGPKVDLDIPGVDGKVKGPKFKMPSVNLPKVSMPDFDLNLKGPKVEGDTKAHNVDIKVPEIDVDVPNVDIDGKVKGPRFKMPSMNMPKVSMPDFDLNLKGPKVEGDIKGPTVDIKGPQVDVDAPDVDIDGKVKGPKFQMPSMNLPKVSMPDFDLNLKGSKVEGDIKGPKVDIKGPELDVDVPDVDIDGKVKGPRFKMPSMNMPKVSMPDFDLNLKGPKVEGDIKGPKVDIKGPELDVDVPDVDIDGKVKGPRFKMPSMNMPKVSMPDFDLNLKGPKVEGDIKGPKADIKGPNVDVDTPDVDIDGKVKGPRFKMPSMNLPKMSMPDVDLNLKGPKVEGGIKGPNVDIKGPKLDVDVPDVDIDGKVKGPKFKMPSMNLPKVSMPDFDLSLKGPKVEGDVKGPKVDIKGPELDVDVPDVDIDGKVKGPKFKMPSMNLPKVSMPDFDLNLKGPKVEGDIKGPKVDIKGPELDVDAPDVDIDGKVKGPRFKMPSMNLPKMSMPDVDLNLKGPKVEGGIKGPNVDIKGPKLDVDVPDIDIDGKVKGPKFKMPSMNLPKVSMPDFDLNLKGPKVEGDVKGPKVDIKGPELDVDVPDVDIDGKVKGPKFKMPSVNMPKMSMPEFDLSLKGPKVEGDIKGPKVDIKGPELDVDAPDVEIDGKVKGPRFKMPSMNLPKVSMPDFDLNLKGPKVEGDIKGPKVDIKGPELDVDVPDVDVDGKVKGPKFKMPSVNMPKMSMPDFDLSLKGPKVEGDVKGPKVDIKGPELDVDVPDVDIDGKVKGPKFKMPSMNLPKMSMPDFDLSLKGPKVEGDVKGPKVDIKGPELDVDVPDVDIDGKVKGPRFKMPSMNLPKMSMPDVNLKGPKVEGDLKGPKVDIKGPELDVDVPDVDIDGKVKGPRFKMPSMNLPKMSMPDFDLSLKGPKVEGDVKGPKVDIKGPELDVDVPDVDIDGKVKGPKFKMPSVNMPKMSMPDFDLSLKGPKVEGDIKGPKVDIKGPELDVDVPDIDIDGKVKGPKFKMPSMNLPKMSMPDVNLKGPKVEGDLKGPKVDIKGPELDVDVPDVDIDGKVKGPRFKMPSMNLPKMSMPDFDLSLKGPKVEGDVKGPKVDIKGPEFDVDVPDVDIDGKVKGPKFKMPSMNLPKMSMPDVNLKGPKVEGDLKGPKVDIKGPELDVDVPDVDIDGKVKGPRFKMPSMNLPKMSMPDFDLSLKGPKVEGDVKGPKVDIKGPEFDVDVPDVDIDGKVKGPRFKMPSMNLPKMSMPDFDLSLKGPKVEGDVKGPKVDIKGPELDVDVPDVDIDGKVKGPKFKMPSVNMPKLSMPDFDLSLKGPKVEGDIKGPKVDIKGPELDVDVPDIDIDGKVKGPKFKMPSMNLPKMSMPDVNLKGPKVEGDLKGPKVDIKGPELDVDVPDVDIDGKVKGPRFKMPSMNLPKMSMPDFDLSLKGPKVEGDVKGPKVDIKGPELDVDVPDVDIDGKVKGPKFKMPSVNMPKMSMPDFDLSLKGPKVEGDIKGPKVDIKGPELDVDVPDIDIDGKVKGPKFKMPSMNLPKMSMPDVNLKGPKVEGDLKGPKVDIKGPELDVDVPDVDIDGKVKGPRFKMPSMNLPKMSMPDFDLSLKGPKVEGDVKGPKVDIKGPELDVDVPDVDIDGKVKGPKFKMPSMNLPKMSMPDVNLKGPKVEGDLKGPKVDIKGPELDVDVPDVDIDGKVKGPRFKMPSMNLPKMSMPDFDLSLKGPKVEGDVKGPKVDIKGPELDVDVPDVDIDGKVKGPKFKMPSMNLPKMSMPDVNLKGPKVEGDLKGPKVDIKGPELDVDVPDVDIDGKVKGPRFKMPSMNLPKMSMPDFDLSLKGPKVEGDVKGPKVDIKGPELDLDVPDVDIDGKVKGPKFKMPSMNLPKMSMPDVNLKGPKVEGDLKGPKVDIKGPELDVDVPDVDIDGKVKGPKFKMPSMNLPKMSMPDFDLSLKGPKVEGDVKGPKVDIKGPELDVDIPDVDIDGKVKGPKFKMPSMNLPKMSMPDVNLKGPKVEGDLKGPKVDIKGPELDVDVPDVDIDGKVKGPKFKMPSMNLPKMSMPDFDLSLKGPKVEGDVKGPKVDIKGPELDVDVPDVDIDGKVKGPKFKMPSVNMPKMSMPDFDLSLKGPKVEGDVKGPKVDIKGPELDVDVPDVDIDGKVKGPKFKMPSMNLPKMSIPDVNLKGPKVEGDLKGPKVDIKGPELDVDVPDVDIDGKVKGPKFKMPSMNLPKMSMPDFDLSLKGPKMEGDVKGPNVDIKGPELDVDVPDVDIDGKVKGPKFKMPSMNLPKMSMPDFNLKGPKIEGDLKGPKVDIKGPELDVDTPDVDIDGKVKGPKFKMPSMNLPKVSMPDIDLNLKAPNWKGDADLTIPKVGGDFKGPEIDLEAPDVNIEGPEGKLKLPKFKMPKFGFSGPHIEDPSILLHSDINVPKVDMSTPDLEIEGHECKVKGPKFKMPSINVNLPKPTLPDIDMDLKTHKLKGNLDTTDQNLDVNLKAPKVEIQSPEIDTPSPNLAVDLPEGNVKSSKFKLPSWGFSKPSVSMPDVDLSVKSPNVKGGIDASMPKGGSLKGPALEISGPKVDVEIPEAKVKKSRFKLPKFNFSSPKIQVPTTDVKLPKPDLEASGVNVDIAHQEAKVKGSKFKMPSLNITSPKVSMPDVELNVKGPKVKGDVDVTTPSIEGDLTGPNLHMKVPDVDLETPDVDIEGKGKLKMPKFSMPKFGFSGHKGETSDIDIKLPKGGIDISGAKVDIEAPELDIEGPDGKIKGPKLKIPSVDGNLTNIAMPDFDLNLKGPKVEGDIKGPKVDIKGPELDVDIPNVDIDGKVKGPKFKMPSMHLPKVSMPDLDFNLKGPKVEGDLKAPNVDIKVPELDVDTPDVDIDGKVKGSKFKMPSMHLPKVSMPDIDFNLRGPKMEGDLKGPDFDIKGPKVDVPNVDIDGEVKGPKFKMPSMNLPKVSMPDVDFNLKGPKVEGDIKGPKVDIDTPDVDIDGNVKGPKFKMPSMHLPKVSMPDLDFNLKGPKVEGDLKAPNVDIKVPEVDVDTPDVDIDGKVKGPKFKMPSMNLPKVSMPDFDLNLKGPKVEGDLKGPKVDIKGPELDVDTPDVDIDGKVKGPKFKMPSMNLPKISMPDVDVNLKGPKLEGDLKGQQMDIKAPDVDLEVPDVDIDGKVKGPKFKMPSMNLPKMSMPDFNLKGPKVEGDVKGPKVDIKGPELDVDVPDVDIDGKVKGPKFKMPSMNLPKVSMPDFDLNLKGPKVEGDLKGPKVDIKGPELDVDTPDVDIDGKVKGPKFKMPSMNLPKVSMPDFDLNLKGPKVEGDIKGPKVDIKGPELDVDVPDVDVDGKVKGPKFKMPSMNLPKVSMPDFDLNLKGPKVEGDIKGPKVDIKGPELDVDIPDVDIDGKVKGPKFKMPSMNLPKVSMPDIDFNLKGPDMEGDLKGTDFDIKGPEVDVPDVDIDGKMKGPKFKMPSMNLPKVSMPDFDLNMKGPKLEGDIKGPKVDIKGPRVDMDAPDLDIDGKVKGPKFKMPSMNLPKVSMPDVDLNLKGPNWKGDANMSGPKIGGEIKGPKVDIKGPDMDVDMPEIELKGPEGKLEIPKFKMPKFGVSETKMECPNIDVNVPKGNLKIAGPNVDFGGKLEGPHVDLKLPKCELDTSGPKSELNIPDMDIEGPEGDLKLKVKKPKFGFGTKSPKANVKTQSDTITADVELDADIPDVDLGVRAKKSKFKMPKIHMSGPKIKGKKGGFDVITPEAQSDINLNAPDVDINVSSGASDLGIKAPKTRKQFFGKINFPDVEFDLKSPKLKGDGSLHSPKLDSKAADLDIGGDIKILEGNLSSPGVGVEGPDIKVKKPKFKLPTFNTSGSKEPYTDHSLSGPKLAGDINGPSMDANISATGITIEPPGISVENSVPNISVPGLNVNLKGPETKGNIDVSGNMILDPPSTGVSGEKIKIPKFSMPEFGVLGSSVSGPATSIDVGAPELKMSGLVEDLKGPSIRIPAVDISAAKVSSPDVEIDIKGPTSESDIDLSGNLKRPKIDIRVPNIDTKVLDAQGKVPQVEPSGSQFQIPEVSIHGTDTRWGEKQFKGTEIVNISGPKVEGGLTRTQAEGQIRLSSADEYLGDSVGKVTFPRLMMPKFKSSGPEMTGREVGVDVNFPITDERVGKSGQIDTELEEGDIKIKKSKIKMPKFNFSKAKGKNDASLPDVSSVGSVDGGLGSATLELESGVGISPKEKTPKYEFSLFTSKKTRHRTSSLSEENDGSTQSSPSGTLEAEGSEVSVEPGKKKGKHSKIKFGTFGGLGSKSKGSYEVTLTDDENVQYSGAPLSSSKSRVSSSSSNDSATKAEFQLPKVEVNVVKKKE